Within Conexibacter woesei DSM 14684, the genomic segment GCCTCGCTGGCGCGCACGAACCGCCTCGTCGTCGCGCAGGAGTGCAGCCACGCGGGCAGTTGGGGCGCCTCGCTGGTCTCGAGCCTGGTCGCCGAGCACTTCGAGTCGCTCGACGCGCCGCCGCTGGTCGTGAGCGGCGAGGAGACCCCGATCCCCTACGCGACTCCGTTGGAGGCGCTGTGGATCCCAAGCGTCGAGCGGATCGCCGACGGCGTGCGCCGGGCGCTCGCGTCCTGACCGCGATGCCCGAGCATCGGACGAGCTGGTGCGCGCCGACGCCGAGATCGTCGACCGCACGCTCATGACGCTGACGCTCACGTGCGACCGCCGGATCCTCTACGGCGCGGACGCCGCTCGCTTCCTCGCCGAGATCAAACAGCTGATCGAAGCGCCGCTGGACATGACGCTGTGAGCCAGCTCGACCGCTAGCTGTAGTTCCTGAGGAGGTTGTTCATCCGGGCCTCCTTGGAGGCTGACAGGTGCTCAAGCCAGTCAGTCCCAAGGAGGACACCGGATGAAGTTGCACGCTAACGCGCCTCTCGGCCCGAAGGGCCGTGAGCGGATGGTGCTTCGGGTGGTCGAGCAGGGGTGGTCGATCGCGGAGGCCGCGCAAGCGGCCGGAGTGAGCGACCGCACCTGCTCGAAGTGGATCGGCCGCTACCGGGCCGAGGGCTCGATGGGGTTGGTCGACCGGGCCTCGACCCCGAAGCGCAGCCCGACGCGCACGCCCGAGGACCGGGTCCAGTTGATCGCTGCGTTGCGCCGGTTGCGGATGACCGCTGCCGAGATCGCCCTCTGCCTGGGAATGGCGCTTTCGACCGTCTCAGCGGTCCTGCGGCGGATCAATCTCGGCAAGCGCTCTCGGCTGGACCCGCCCGAGCCACCCAACCGCTACGAGCGAGCCCGACCGGGCGAGCTGTTGCACATCGACGTCAAGAA encodes:
- a CDS encoding 2-oxo acid dehydrogenase subunit E2 — protein: MRADAEIVDRTLMTLTLTCDRRILYGADAARFLAEIKQLIEAPLDMTL